A segment of the Flammeovirga agarivorans genome:
CCGAGACTTGCTGTTTTAGCTGGTGTTACCCAATGTTATAGTTAAATATCTGATTTTATTTTAGATAACTGTTCCGAACCTGTTCCATATTCGTTTAAAAGGTCACGAACTTCCATGAGAGCAAAACCAAGTAAATTTAAACCTCTCCATTCATAAACATTGTTTGCTTTATCAGAATCTTTTGTCAATCCGATGCCCCAAATAATATCAACAGGACTAGCTTCAACTAATACTCTTGATTGCGTTTTAATTAAATATTCACCTAAAGCTTTATTCTGATTAAATTTATGAATATTTCCAATTTTTACGATGTCGTATCTATGTTTTTGCCATATTTCATCATTAAAATTGGTAACTAATCTACCTAGATCTTTTGCTTCTCCTGGCTTCTTACAATTAATTATTTTATTATAAATTTCTTGATCATTGAATAATTTAGCCTTTTGAGCCATCATCCAATGTTCAGTTGTTTTATATGTGATCCCATCTATAATAAAATCAGATTCAAACCATTGGCTAAAACAAAAATTTCCGACTTCTTGATTGTGTTGTTTTGTGTGTCCCCAAAAAAACAAATACTTTATATTTTCTAAGTTATCTTGTTTTTCTTGAAGCCATGAAACACTATATAATTGAGACATTATTTGAAAGTTTAATTTGATAATCTTGGATACTGTATGACAATATTGGGTAACGAAATTGCTAAACTACGTGAGAGGGTGCGTCACCCGAAACATGGAGTTTTAGCTGGTGTTGTGGAGTGTTTTTTTTATTACTTAATATTCAAAACTAGCTTGTGGTAATAATATTACTATTTACTTTTCTATGTTTTTTATCTATATAAATTCCGATTATTAATAATAGAAAACTACTTATTGGAAACGTCCTTAACAGTTAAAAAATATGAATCGTCCATCTCCAAAATTTATTTTACTATTGGGTAATGTCCAAATGAATAAACATAAAGGATGAATTAGGAAAAATAGTTGAAGTAAATACAATATAGTCCAGAAAGTCATGTTACTATTTTTTCTTCGATGGCTCTTTCTTAAAAAAACAACTGTAGTTAAAAATAGTAATACCCCTAAAATT
Coding sequences within it:
- a CDS encoding NADAR family protein: MSQLYSVSWLQEKQDNLENIKYLFFWGHTKQHNQEVGNFCFSQWFESDFIIDGITYKTTEHWMMAQKAKLFNDQEIYNKIINCKKPGEAKDLGRLVTNFNDEIWQKHRYDIVKIGNIHKFNQNKALGEYLIKTQSRVLVEASPVDIIWGIGLTKDSDKANNVYEWRGLNLLGFALMEVRDLLNEYGTGSEQLSKIKSDI